In one Mycobacterium heckeshornense genomic region, the following are encoded:
- a CDS encoding enoyl-CoA hydratase gives MAVHDEVGTSAISSGETAELVTYETLDGGRIARVWLNRPEAHNAQNRTLLVQLDDAFARAEADDTVRVVILAARGRNFSAGHDLGSEAALAERKPGPGQHPTFRGYGATRDPIAEKTFLQEWHFYFQNTCRWRDLRKITIAQVQGNAISAGLMLIWACDLIVAADNARFSDVVGVRMGMPGVEYYAHPWEFGPRKAKELLLTGDSLDADEAYRLGMVSKVFPLEQLEEKTLEFARRIAERPTMAALLIKDSVNAASDAMGFTEALRHAFHVHELGHAHWAARNENRYPVGLPPDVEDWREAKPSKIARRDEP, from the coding sequence ATGGCAGTCCACGACGAAGTGGGCACCAGTGCGATCAGCAGTGGTGAAACCGCTGAGCTGGTGACTTACGAAACGCTCGACGGTGGCCGCATCGCCCGGGTGTGGCTCAACCGGCCCGAGGCGCACAACGCGCAGAACCGTACGCTGCTGGTCCAGCTCGACGACGCATTCGCCCGCGCCGAGGCCGACGACACGGTCCGGGTGGTGATCCTGGCGGCGCGGGGCCGAAACTTCTCCGCCGGCCACGACCTGGGGTCGGAGGCCGCGTTGGCCGAACGCAAGCCCGGTCCGGGCCAGCACCCGACGTTTCGCGGCTATGGCGCCACTCGGGACCCGATCGCCGAGAAAACGTTCCTGCAGGAATGGCACTTCTATTTCCAGAACACCTGCCGCTGGCGCGATCTGCGCAAGATCACCATCGCGCAGGTTCAGGGTAATGCGATCTCCGCGGGGTTGATGCTGATCTGGGCATGCGATCTCATCGTCGCCGCCGACAACGCGAGATTTTCTGATGTGGTCGGTGTCCGAATGGGTATGCCGGGTGTCGAATACTATGCACACCCTTGGGAATTCGGCCCGCGCAAAGCCAAAGAACTACTGTTGACCGGCGATTCGCTGGACGCCGACGAGGCATACCGGCTAGGCATGGTGTCCAAGGTCTTTCCGCTTGAGCAGTTGGAAGAGAAAACGTTGGAATTCGCGCGGCGGATTGCCGAGCGGCCGACTATGGCGGCGCTGCTGATCAAAGACTCGGTGAACGCCGCCTCTGACGCGATGGGATTCACCGAGGCGCTGCGGCACGCATTCCATGTACACGAACTCGGGCACGCCCACTGGGCGGCGCGGAACGAAAACCGCTATCCCGTCGGGCTGCCGCCCGATGTCGAAGACTGGCGCGAGGCGAAGCCGTCGAAGATCGCCCGCCGTGACGAGCCGTGA
- a CDS encoding SDR family oxidoreductase: MRLSFDDRTYLITGGGSGIGKAVAAGLVGSGAAVMIIGRDAYRLAGAVNDIETATGTRGSIRYESADVTDEDEIARAVEAATAWHGRLHGVVHCAGGSETIGPITQIDSQAWRRTVDLNVNGTMYVLKHAARQLVRGGGGSFVGISSIAASNTHRWFGAYGVTKSAVDHLMMLAADELGPSWVRVNGIRPGLIRTDLVAAITESPELSEDYRICTPLPRVGEVEDVANLAMFLLSDAASWITGQVINVDGGHALRRGPDFRAMLEPVFGADGLRGVV, encoded by the coding sequence GTGCGGCTTTCCTTCGACGATCGCACATACCTGATCACCGGTGGTGGCAGCGGCATCGGTAAGGCGGTCGCGGCCGGACTAGTCGGCTCCGGGGCGGCGGTGATGATCATCGGCCGCGATGCCTACCGGCTGGCGGGCGCCGTGAACGACATCGAGACAGCCACCGGTACCCGCGGCTCGATCCGCTACGAGTCCGCCGACGTGACCGACGAGGACGAGATCGCCCGGGCGGTGGAGGCCGCGACCGCATGGCACGGTCGGCTGCACGGCGTGGTGCATTGCGCCGGCGGGTCGGAGACCATCGGCCCGATCACCCAGATCGACTCCCAGGCCTGGCGACGCACCGTCGACCTCAACGTCAACGGCACCATGTACGTGCTCAAACATGCCGCGCGTCAACTCGTGCGCGGCGGCGGCGGATCGTTCGTCGGGATTTCGTCGATCGCGGCCAGCAACACCCACCGCTGGTTTGGCGCTTACGGCGTGACCAAATCCGCGGTCGACCACCTGATGATGTTGGCCGCCGACGAGCTGGGACCGTCGTGGGTTCGTGTCAACGGCATCCGCCCGGGGCTGATCCGCACCGACCTGGTGGCCGCGATCACCGAATCGCCGGAGCTGAGCGAGGACTACCGGATCTGCACCCCGCTGCCGCGGGTGGGCGAGGTCGAAGACGTCGCCAATCTGGCCATGTTCTTGCTCAGCGATGCAGCCAGCTGGATCACCGGACAGGTCATCAACGTCGACGGCGGACACGCGCTGCGGCGCGGCCCGGATTTCAGGGCGATGCTCGAACCGGTGTTTGGCGCCGATGGGCTACGCGGAGTGGTCTGA
- a CDS encoding NAD(P)-dependent oxidoreductase, protein MRIGFIGLGNMGRGMAANLVNAGHQVTVYNRTAAKMETLVQRGAAPAHSVAEACGGEVVVTMLAGDEAVEEVTFGEHGILASLAAGAHHVSSSTISVGLSKRLAAAHAEAGQHYVAAPVFGRPEAASAAELFVVAAGAPQVLDPLIPLFDAIGQRTFVVSEQPHTANLVKLSGNFLIASAIESLGEAIALVAKGGVDQLQYVDILTSTLFGSPAYQTYGGLIARRQFHPAGFAATLGLKDIGLALAAGDELRVPLPLAGLLRDRFLTLVANGHGDLDWSAIASLAARDAGVASDPSDHSA, encoded by the coding sequence ATGCGGATCGGATTCATCGGCTTGGGCAACATGGGCCGCGGCATGGCCGCCAACCTCGTCAACGCGGGTCATCAGGTCACCGTCTACAACCGCACCGCTGCCAAGATGGAGACACTTGTCCAGCGGGGCGCAGCCCCGGCTCACTCGGTCGCCGAGGCCTGCGGCGGCGAGGTGGTGGTCACCATGCTCGCCGGCGACGAGGCGGTCGAAGAGGTCACGTTCGGCGAACACGGCATCCTGGCCTCGCTGGCGGCGGGCGCCCACCACGTCTCGTCGAGCACCATCAGCGTCGGCCTGTCGAAACGCCTCGCCGCCGCGCACGCCGAGGCCGGTCAGCACTACGTCGCCGCACCGGTGTTCGGCAGGCCCGAAGCCGCTTCTGCGGCAGAACTTTTCGTCGTCGCAGCGGGCGCACCCCAGGTGCTGGACCCGCTGATCCCGCTGTTCGATGCGATCGGGCAGCGCACCTTCGTGGTCTCCGAGCAGCCGCACACCGCCAACCTCGTCAAGCTGTCCGGGAATTTTCTGATCGCCTCGGCCATCGAGTCGCTGGGCGAGGCGATCGCGCTCGTCGCCAAGGGCGGGGTGGACCAGCTGCAGTACGTCGACATCCTCACCTCGACCTTGTTCGGCTCGCCGGCCTACCAGACCTACGGCGGGCTGATCGCCCGCCGGCAATTCCACCCGGCCGGCTTCGCGGCCACCCTCGGGCTCAAAGACATCGGGCTGGCACTTGCCGCCGGTGACGAGCTTCGCGTCCCGTTGCCACTCGCCGGCCTGCTGCGCGACCGCTTCCTCACCCTGGTGGCCAACGGCCACGGCGATCTGGATTGGTCGGCGATCGCCAGCCTTGCGGCCCGCGATGCGGGTGTGGCGTCAGACCCGTCAGACCACTCCGCGTAG
- a CDS encoding amidohydrolase family protein — MAATWDTIDRYVVISTDTHAGADLYGYKQYLPARLHDEFDAWAKSYVSPFDDLVIATANRNWDHEFRIAEMDADGVAGEVLLPNTVPPFFPTTPNITISLPRTRDEFEKRWAGVQAHNRWQVDFCSLAPTRRRGLIQIFPNDIDMALQEIRWGAEQQCFGGVLIPPVSPGDPHVAPLFHTRYEPVWALCAELDLTVVQHAGAGSPEMPMDQPASNAVLITEMALWAQRTLGHLILAGVFERYPTLRFVPTEQGTLWVQQQLAVLDAMVPTMKSEAHNRTYGMFGGSSVDALTMSPSEYAKRNCYLAAELMPYDAPMIDFMGADHIMWGSDYPHEEGFTPHSKLAIRWALHNRSEEECRKILGGNAGRLYRFDLDALAPVAEKIGPTVVEVHTPLADTGYRAPAAFGYRPFEGGLALKRLAPARG; from the coding sequence ATGGCTGCAACCTGGGACACGATCGATCGCTACGTCGTCATCTCGACGGACACCCACGCCGGCGCTGATCTCTACGGCTACAAACAGTATCTGCCGGCACGCCTGCACGACGAATTCGACGCTTGGGCCAAGTCATATGTCAGCCCGTTCGACGACCTCGTTATCGCCACGGCCAACCGGAACTGGGACCACGAGTTCCGGATTGCCGAAATGGACGCCGACGGGGTGGCCGGCGAGGTGTTGTTGCCCAACACCGTGCCACCGTTCTTCCCGACCACCCCCAACATCACCATCAGCCTGCCCCGCACTCGCGACGAGTTCGAGAAACGTTGGGCCGGCGTGCAGGCCCACAACCGCTGGCAGGTCGACTTTTGTTCGCTGGCCCCCACCCGGCGGCGCGGCTTGATCCAGATCTTCCCCAATGACATCGACATGGCGCTGCAGGAGATTCGCTGGGGCGCCGAACAGCAGTGCTTCGGTGGCGTGCTCATTCCTCCGGTCTCACCGGGCGATCCGCACGTCGCCCCGCTGTTCCACACCCGCTACGAACCGGTCTGGGCGCTGTGCGCAGAGTTGGACCTGACGGTGGTGCAGCACGCGGGTGCTGGCAGCCCCGAGATGCCGATGGACCAGCCCGCGTCCAACGCCGTGTTGATCACCGAGATGGCGCTATGGGCGCAGCGCACCCTCGGCCACCTGATACTGGCCGGTGTGTTCGAGCGGTACCCGACGCTGCGGTTCGTGCCGACCGAGCAGGGCACGCTGTGGGTTCAGCAGCAACTGGCGGTGCTCGACGCCATGGTGCCTACCATGAAATCCGAGGCGCACAACCGCACCTACGGGATGTTCGGTGGGTCATCCGTCGACGCGCTGACCATGAGCCCGAGTGAATACGCCAAGCGGAACTGCTATCTGGCCGCCGAGCTGATGCCTTACGACGCGCCGATGATCGACTTCATGGGAGCCGACCACATCATGTGGGGCAGTGACTATCCGCATGAGGAAGGCTTCACCCCGCACTCCAAGCTGGCCATCCGTTGGGCGCTGCACAACAGGTCGGAGGAAGAATGCCGAAAAATCCTGGGCGGCAATGCTGGTCGGCTATACCGTTTCGATCTTGACGCGCTGGCGCCCGTCGCCGAAAAGATCGGGCCCACGGTCGTCGAGGTGCACACCCCCTTGGCGGACACCGGCTACCGCGCCCCGGCCGCGTTCGGCTACCGGCCGTTCGAAGGCGGGCTGGCTCTCAAGCGGCTCGCCCCGGCACGCGGCTGA
- a CDS encoding PadR family transcriptional regulator yields MEGGDSADKPSLASTSWALLGMLSYEHELSGYDIRKFIDWSMRFYYGSPAYSQIYSELKRLERLGLVTSRVENTGGMRNRRLYKITEAGLAAVTRWANDTPVDRPTLKHGALLRVTLGHLTSPARLKELLQDHVAYADKMHRKAAKDARWAGADPCWAYARIALQWAERYYANERELALKLIKELDEAEAVFPRASDGETTKIPWPAPEFWYEIEKRANAEEPD; encoded by the coding sequence ATGGAAGGCGGCGATTCTGCGGACAAGCCGAGCCTCGCGTCGACCAGCTGGGCGCTGCTTGGCATGCTGTCATACGAGCACGAGCTCTCCGGCTACGACATCCGGAAGTTCATCGATTGGAGCATGCGCTTCTACTACGGCAGCCCGGCCTACAGCCAGATCTACTCCGAACTCAAAAGACTCGAACGACTGGGCCTGGTGACCTCACGTGTCGAGAACACCGGTGGAATGCGCAATCGGAGGCTGTACAAGATCACCGAAGCCGGCCTGGCAGCGGTGACCCGGTGGGCAAACGACACGCCGGTCGACCGCCCGACCCTCAAGCACGGCGCGCTACTGCGGGTGACACTGGGACATCTCACCAGCCCGGCGCGACTGAAGGAGTTGCTCCAAGACCATGTGGCCTATGCCGACAAGATGCACCGCAAGGCGGCCAAGGACGCGCGCTGGGCCGGCGCTGATCCGTGCTGGGCCTACGCGCGGATCGCATTGCAATGGGCCGAGCGGTATTACGCCAACGAGCGGGAGCTTGCCCTGAAGTTGATCAAAGAGCTCGACGAGGCCGAAGCCGTCTTCCCTCGTGCCTCAGACGGCGAGACCACCAAAATTCCCTGGCCCGCACCGGAATTCTGGTACGAGATTGAGAAGAGAGCGAACGCAGAGGAGCCGGACTGA
- a CDS encoding 3-ketosteroid-delta-1-dehydrogenase — MANPHSGTIPAGTAVRDVTVDVLIVGSGTGLAAALAADELGLDVLIVEKSSYVGGSTARSGGALWLPASPILEKQQADDTLERAEAYLRSVVAGTAPAERSAGYLRNVAATVGMLQRSTPIRFAWAKDYSDYHPEAPGGSAAGRTCECRPLNAAILGEYRTWLRPGLMQPKIPMPTTAADYRWMNLTARVPHRGIAIIAKRLGQGVGGLLLGRRYVAGGQALVAGLFAGVLHAGIPIWTDTPLQQLTLKGRRVSGAVVAHDGREVTVTARCGVVLAAGGFDHSMAMRWKFQSESLGEHMSLGAETNTGDAIRAAQDVGAAIDLMDQAWWFPAVAPLPGGTPLVMLAERSLPGSLIVDQHGARFANEATDYMSFGQRLLERSRAGTPIESMWIIFDQQYRNSYVLAGELLPRMPIPRAWYEAGVAHRSDDLGALADKIGVPRRQLIATVNRFNDMSRAGYDADFHRGGSAYDRYYGDPTVVPNPNLRALDRKPFYAVKMVLSDLGTCGGLRADDRARVQREDGGVIDGLYAIGNTAANAFGTAYPGAGATIAQGLVYGYVAARDAAGA; from the coding sequence GTGGCGAATCCCCACTCCGGCACCATCCCCGCCGGTACTGCTGTCCGTGACGTCACCGTCGACGTGTTGATCGTCGGCTCCGGGACGGGACTGGCCGCGGCATTAGCCGCCGACGAACTCGGACTCGACGTGCTGATCGTGGAGAAGTCGTCGTATGTCGGCGGCTCGACCGCCCGCTCGGGGGGCGCGTTGTGGTTGCCGGCCAGCCCGATCCTCGAAAAGCAGCAAGCCGATGACACGCTCGAACGGGCCGAGGCGTATCTCCGGTCGGTGGTGGCAGGCACGGCGCCGGCCGAACGGTCCGCTGGTTACCTGCGAAACGTGGCCGCAACCGTCGGAATGCTGCAACGCAGCACGCCGATCCGGTTCGCATGGGCCAAGGACTATTCGGACTACCACCCTGAGGCGCCGGGCGGCAGCGCGGCCGGGCGAACCTGCGAATGCCGGCCGCTCAACGCCGCGATCCTCGGTGAGTATCGGACCTGGTTGCGGCCCGGGCTCATGCAGCCCAAGATCCCCATGCCCACCACCGCCGCTGACTACCGCTGGATGAACCTGACGGCCCGCGTTCCGCACCGGGGCATCGCGATCATCGCCAAACGCCTCGGCCAAGGTGTGGGCGGACTGCTGCTTGGCCGCCGTTACGTCGCGGGCGGGCAGGCCCTGGTCGCCGGGCTATTCGCCGGTGTGCTGCACGCGGGGATCCCGATTTGGACGGACACGCCACTGCAGCAGTTGACCCTCAAGGGCCGACGGGTCAGTGGCGCGGTGGTGGCCCACGACGGGCGCGAGGTCACCGTCACCGCGCGGTGCGGTGTGGTGCTGGCCGCGGGCGGGTTCGACCACAGCATGGCCATGCGGTGGAAATTCCAGTCGGAATCGCTCGGTGAGCACATGAGCCTCGGGGCGGAGACCAACACCGGCGACGCGATTCGCGCCGCCCAGGACGTCGGTGCTGCAATCGATCTCATGGACCAGGCGTGGTGGTTTCCGGCCGTGGCGCCGCTGCCCGGCGGAACACCGTTGGTGATGCTGGCCGAAAGATCTCTGCCGGGCTCGCTGATCGTCGATCAGCACGGCGCCCGGTTCGCCAATGAGGCGACGGATTACATGTCATTCGGGCAGCGCTTGCTTGAACGGTCGCGGGCGGGCACACCGATTGAATCCATGTGGATCATCTTCGACCAGCAGTACCGCAACAGTTACGTGTTGGCCGGTGAACTGCTTCCGCGAATGCCGATTCCGCGGGCGTGGTATGAGGCCGGCGTCGCACACCGATCCGATGATCTCGGTGCACTCGCCGACAAAATCGGCGTTCCCCGAAGGCAATTGATCGCAACCGTGAACCGGTTCAACGATATGTCGCGAGCTGGATATGACGCGGACTTCCACCGCGGCGGCAGTGCCTATGACCGCTACTACGGCGATCCCACCGTCGTTCCCAATCCGAATCTGCGCGCCCTCGATAGAAAACCGTTCTATGCAGTGAAAATGGTGCTAAGCGATCTCGGCACCTGCGGGGGCCTGCGGGCCGACGACCGCGCCCGGGTGCAGCGCGAAGACGGCGGTGTGATCGACGGGCTCTACGCGATCGGCAACACCGCGGCTAACGCGTTCGGCACCGCCTACCCCGGTGCCGGCGCCACGATCGCACAGGGCTTGGTCTACGGCTACGTCGCTGCCCGTGACGCGGCCGGAGCATGA
- a CDS encoding IclR family transcriptional regulator translates to MTAQSTPTAVIDRVSLVLDAFDGAARLTLAQIVRRTGLPRSSAHRMLERLVQLRWLRRDGRDYELGMRLVELGSLAVHQDRLHRAATPLLHDLHRATGLVVHLAVLDGADVVYLEKIGDRMIAAIPSRVGGRQPAHCTAVGKAILAYSDSTDPVEFARRKTRYSIASRAQLKTELTKVREHGIAFDREESVPGFGCIAAPIGDPGKAIAAVSVCGPMSRMMFDQRLAAPVRMTAMGIWRNVEDGPKRVAPTLQPLRPLRGQAPRQAGLSRALQYT, encoded by the coding sequence GTGACTGCCCAATCCACTCCCACCGCTGTCATCGATCGGGTGTCGTTGGTGCTGGACGCCTTCGACGGGGCCGCCCGGTTGACGCTGGCTCAGATCGTGCGGCGCACCGGTCTGCCCCGATCGTCCGCACACCGCATGCTCGAGCGGCTGGTGCAACTGCGCTGGCTGCGCCGCGACGGTCGCGACTACGAGCTCGGCATGCGGTTGGTCGAACTGGGATCCCTTGCCGTGCACCAAGATCGGCTGCACCGCGCGGCAACACCGTTGCTGCACGATTTGCACCGCGCGACCGGGCTGGTGGTGCACCTGGCTGTTCTCGACGGCGCCGACGTGGTGTACCTGGAGAAGATCGGCGATCGCATGATTGCGGCAATCCCCAGCCGGGTCGGCGGTCGCCAGCCGGCGCACTGCACAGCGGTGGGCAAAGCGATCCTGGCTTACAGCGACAGCACCGATCCGGTCGAGTTCGCCCGCCGCAAAACCAGGTACTCCATCGCCAGCCGAGCGCAGCTGAAAACCGAGCTGACCAAGGTTCGTGAGCACGGAATCGCGTTCGACCGCGAGGAATCGGTGCCCGGATTCGGCTGTATCGCAGCACCAATCGGCGATCCCGGTAAGGCCATCGCAGCCGTGTCAGTGTGTGGGCCAATGAGCCGGATGATGTTCGACCAGCGCCTGGCCGCACCGGTACGCATGACGGCAATGGGCATCTGGCGCAACGTCGAAGACGGACCGAAGCGGGTGGCGCCGACGTTGCAGCCGCTGCGCCCGCTGCGCGGACAGGCGCCACGCCAAGCCGGGCTATCGAGGGCATTGCAATACACATGA
- a CDS encoding IS1634 family transposase, with the protein MHVARTPSKYVDKAGNVRRYESVLVRRTYRDGKKVRHETLANLSKLPADVIAAVEGTLKGQVLVPAGSEFTITRSLPHGDVAAVAAMARQLGFPALLGPACRSRDLVFALIISRVIQPASKLSTLASWADSTVGVDLDVATASTDEIYAAMDWLADRQDTIEKKLAAKHLGPQANPSRMALFDLTSAWMTGRCCELASRGYSRDGKKGLPQIEYGILTDPAGRPVAVRVFAGNTADPVAFTDIVEVVRTQFGLDRLVLVGDRGMITSARIDAIRELNDNPDTATGFGWLTALRAPQIAVLAADDGPLQMSLFDTQDLAEITHPDYPGERLIACRNPALAAQRARKRAALLAATEIDLGAIAERVAAGRLTGAGRIGEAVGKIIDKYKMGKHFERTITDTSLTYHRNQAGIDTETALDGIYVLRTSVPATDLNAPGVVVGYKNLAHVERDFRSIKTDDLDLRPIRHRLTERVKAHVLICMLACYVTWHLRQAWAPLTFTDEHPPLRDNPVAPAQRSQAAQTKAATRHAPDGTALRSFRGLLTHLATLTRNDIRYHGTNTTVPTLAESTPEQRRAFELIKTPIPSKWRSQNNRPDKSTKHQLNQ; encoded by the coding sequence ATGCACGTAGCCCGAACACCGAGCAAGTATGTGGACAAGGCGGGCAACGTTCGCCGCTATGAGTCGGTCCTGGTGCGCCGCACCTATCGAGACGGCAAGAAAGTCCGCCACGAGACGCTGGCGAACCTGTCCAAGCTGCCCGCCGACGTGATCGCCGCGGTTGAGGGCACGCTCAAGGGCCAGGTGCTGGTGCCGGCCGGGTCTGAGTTCACGATCACCCGGTCACTGCCGCATGGGGATGTGGCGGCGGTAGCTGCGATGGCCCGCCAGTTGGGGTTTCCGGCGTTGTTGGGGCCGGCGTGCCGGTCGAGGGATCTGGTGTTCGCGCTGATCATCTCCCGGGTGATCCAACCGGCCTCCAAGCTGTCCACGCTGGCCTCGTGGGCCGATTCCACCGTGGGGGTCGATCTGGATGTGGCCACCGCATCCACCGACGAGATCTACGCTGCGATGGACTGGCTGGCCGACCGGCAAGACACGATCGAAAAGAAGCTGGCTGCCAAACACTTAGGGCCACAGGCTAATCCCTCGCGGATGGCGTTGTTTGATCTGACCAGTGCCTGGATGACCGGACGGTGTTGCGAGCTGGCCTCGCGCGGGTATTCGAGGGACGGTAAAAAAGGGCTACCGCAAATCGAATACGGCATCCTCACCGATCCAGCCGGCCGCCCGGTGGCGGTGCGGGTGTTTGCCGGTAACACCGCCGACCCGGTCGCCTTCACCGACATCGTCGAGGTGGTGCGCACCCAATTCGGGCTTGATCGGTTGGTGCTGGTCGGTGATCGCGGCATGATCACCTCCGCGCGTATCGACGCAATCCGTGAACTCAATGACAACCCAGACACCGCAACTGGTTTCGGATGGCTCACCGCGCTGCGCGCCCCCCAGATCGCCGTGCTGGCCGCCGATGACGGGCCGCTGCAGATGAGCTTGTTCGATACCCAGGACCTCGCCGAAATCACCCACCCCGACTATCCCGGCGAACGGCTCATCGCCTGCCGCAACCCCGCCCTGGCCGCCCAACGCGCCCGCAAACGCGCCGCCCTGCTGGCCGCCACCGAGATCGACCTGGGCGCCATCGCCGAACGGGTGGCTGCCGGCCGGCTGACCGGAGCCGGCCGCATCGGGGAAGCCGTCGGCAAAATCATCGATAAATACAAGATGGGCAAGCACTTTGAGCGCACCATCACCGACACCAGCCTCACCTACCACCGCAACCAGGCCGGCATCGACACCGAAACCGCCCTCGATGGCATCTACGTGCTACGCACCAGCGTGCCCGCCACCGACCTCAACGCCCCAGGCGTGGTCGTCGGCTACAAGAACTTGGCCCACGTCGAACGCGACTTCCGCAGCATCAAAACCGACGACCTCGACCTACGACCCATCCGCCACCGGCTCACCGAACGGGTCAAAGCCCACGTGTTGATCTGCATGCTGGCCTGCTATGTGACCTGGCACCTGCGCCAGGCCTGGGCGCCGCTGACCTTCACCGACGAACACCCACCCCTACGCGACAACCCCGTCGCACCGGCCCAACGCTCCCAAGCTGCCCAAACCAAAGCCGCCACCCGCCACGCCCCCGACGGCACCGCGCTGCGCAGCTTCCGCGGCCTGCTCACCCACCTGGCGACCCTGACCCGCAACGACATTCGCTACCACGGCACCAACACCACCGTGCCCACCCTGGCCGAATCCACCCCCGAACAGCGCCGCGCCTTCGAACTCATCAAGACCCCCATCCCCTCCAAGTGGCGTAGCCAGAACAACCGACCCGACAAATCAACAAAACACCAGCTCAATCAGTAA
- a CDS encoding FAD-dependent oxidoreductase, with the protein MTTPTDVYPVPASSIGAWDLEADVVIAGYGVAGAAAAVEAARSGADVLVLERTGSWGGAAAMAGGFIYLGGGTPLQKACGFADSVDNMAAFLNVAMGPGADENRIADYCAGSVDHFNWLVDCGVPFKAEFFAEPGWEPLGDQGLMYSGGENSHPFNTVATPAPRGHVPQMSNKKQGQASAGYMLMKPLVQAATAAGARVVYDVRVQRLVVAADGRVVGTCARRYGDDVTVRARRGVVLATGSFAYNDAMVAQYAPRIAGRPAASIEQHDGQSIRMAQALGADLAHMDATEVAIFIDPQQLVRGILVNGRGQRYVAEDTYPGRVGQLTLYHQDNIAYLVLDEAAQNEAMASLSPRLMLRPPTWVCETVAELEGEMGLAPGCLQATVAAYNDGAARGEDPLLHKKAEWLRPIGSPVGAIDLRESTGGFTLGGLRTTLDAEVLHVSGQPIPGLYAAGRCTAGLAAWGYASGISLGDGSFYGRRAGRAAAKN; encoded by the coding sequence GTGACAACGCCCACCGACGTCTACCCGGTCCCGGCCTCCTCGATCGGCGCCTGGGATCTCGAGGCCGACGTCGTCATCGCCGGGTACGGGGTGGCCGGGGCGGCAGCGGCGGTCGAAGCCGCCAGATCCGGCGCCGACGTCCTGGTACTCGAACGCACCGGCTCGTGGGGCGGGGCTGCTGCCATGGCGGGCGGATTCATCTATCTCGGCGGCGGCACGCCACTGCAAAAGGCTTGCGGCTTCGCCGATTCCGTCGACAACATGGCGGCCTTCCTTAATGTCGCGATGGGACCCGGCGCCGACGAAAATCGCATCGCCGACTACTGCGCCGGCAGCGTCGATCACTTCAATTGGCTGGTCGACTGCGGGGTGCCGTTCAAGGCGGAATTCTTCGCCGAGCCCGGGTGGGAGCCGCTGGGCGATCAAGGGCTGATGTACAGCGGTGGCGAAAACTCCCACCCGTTCAACACGGTCGCGACTCCCGCGCCGCGCGGCCACGTCCCGCAGATGTCGAACAAGAAGCAGGGCCAGGCGAGCGCCGGCTACATGCTGATGAAGCCGCTCGTGCAGGCGGCCACCGCGGCAGGTGCGCGGGTGGTCTACGACGTACGGGTGCAGCGTCTGGTGGTGGCGGCCGACGGGCGGGTGGTGGGAACGTGCGCCCGCCGGTACGGCGATGACGTGACGGTCCGCGCGCGCCGCGGCGTGGTCCTCGCGACGGGTAGCTTCGCCTACAACGACGCGATGGTGGCCCAATACGCCCCGCGGATCGCCGGGCGTCCGGCCGCGTCGATCGAGCAGCACGACGGTCAGTCGATCAGGATGGCGCAGGCGCTGGGCGCCGACCTTGCGCACATGGACGCCACCGAGGTGGCGATCTTCATCGACCCGCAGCAATTGGTGCGCGGCATCCTGGTCAACGGCCGCGGTCAGCGCTATGTCGCCGAGGACACCTATCCGGGTCGCGTCGGCCAGCTCACCCTCTACCACCAAGACAACATTGCCTACCTGGTCCTCGACGAAGCCGCGCAAAACGAGGCGATGGCCTCGTTGTCACCGCGGCTGATGTTGCGCCCGCCGACCTGGGTGTGCGAAACCGTCGCCGAGCTCGAGGGTGAGATGGGTCTCGCGCCCGGCTGCCTGCAGGCAACCGTGGCCGCCTACAACGACGGCGCCGCGCGTGGCGAGGATCCGCTGTTACACAAGAAGGCCGAGTGGCTGCGCCCGATCGGATCCCCGGTGGGCGCGATCGATCTGCGCGAGAGTACCGGCGGTTTCACGCTCGGCGGCTTGCGCACCACGCTGGATGCCGAGGTGCTGCACGTCAGCGGACAGCCGATCCCCGGCCTGTACGCGGCGGGCCGCTGCACCGCCGGCCTGGCGGCGTGGGGTTACGCCAGCGGGATCTCGCTGGGCGACGGCAGCTTCTACGGCCGGCGCGCCGGGCGGGCCGCCGCCAAAAACTGA